Proteins from a genomic interval of Diceros bicornis minor isolate mBicDic1 chromosome 34, mDicBic1.mat.cur, whole genome shotgun sequence:
- the CADM4 gene encoding cell adhesion molecule 4, with product MGRARRFQWPLLLLWAAAAGPGAGQEVQTENVTVAEGGVAEITCRLHQYDGSIVVIQNPARQTLFFNGTRALKDERFQLEEFSPRRVRIRLSDARLEDEGGYFCQLYTEDTHHQIATLTVLVAPENPVVEVREQAVEGGEVELSCLVPRSRPAATLRWYRDRKELKGVSSAQENGKVWSVASTVRFRVDRKDDGGIVICEAQNQALPSGHSKQTQYVLDVQYSPTARIHASQAVVREGDTLVLTCAVTGNPRPNQIRWNRGNESLPERAEAVGETLTLPGLVSADNGTYTCETSNKHGHARALYVLVVYDPGAVVEAQTSVPYAIVGGILALLVFLIICVLVGMVWCSVRQKGSYLTHEASGLDEQGEAREAFLNGSDGHKRKEEFFI from the exons GGGCAGGACAGGAAGTGCAGACGGAGAATGTGACAGTGGCTGAGGGTGGGGTGGCTGAGATAACCTGCCGTCTGCACCAGTACGATGGGTCCATAGTTGTCATTCAGAACCCAGCGCGGCAGACCCTCTTCTTCAACGGCACCCGCG CCCTGAAGGACGAGCGTTTCCAGCTTGAGGAGTTCTCCCCGCGCCGGGTGCGGATCCGGCTCTCAGATGCCCGCCTGGAGGATGAGGGGGGCTACTTCTGCCAGCTCTACACGGAAGATACCCACCACCAGATTGCCACGCTCACTGTACTGG TTGCCCCCGAGAATCCGGTGGTGGAGGTCCGGGAGCAGGCGGTGGAGGGCGGCGAGGTGGAGCTCAGCTGCCTCGTGCCGCGGTCCCGCCCGGCCGCCACCCTGCGCTGGTACCGGGACCGCAAGGAGCTGAAAG GCGTGAGCAGCGCCCAGGAAAATGGCAAGGTCTGGAGCGTGGCGAGCACAGTGCGGTTTCGCGTGGACCGCAAGGACGATGGCGGTATCGTCATCTGCGAGGCGCAGAACCAGGCGCTGCCCTCCGGACACAGCAAGCAGACGCAGTACGTGCTGGACGTGCAGT ACTCCCCCACGGCCCGGATCCATGCCTCCCAAGCTGTGGTGAGGGAGGGAGACACGCTGGTGCTGACGTGTGCTGTAACGGGGAACCCCAG GCCAAACCAGATCCGCTGGAACCGCGGGAATGAGTCTTTGCCAGAGCGGGCCGAGGCGGTCGGGGAGACGCTGACACTGCCCGGCCTGGTATCAGCGGATAACGGCACCTACACCTGCGAAACGTCGAACAAGCACGGCCACGCGAGGGCGCTCTATGTGCTGGTGGTCTACG ACCCCGGTGCGGTGGTAGAGGCGCAGACGTCGGTGCCCTACGCCATCGTGGGCGGCATCCTGGCGCTACTGGTGTTTCTGATCATCTGTGTGCTGGTGGGCATGGTCTGGTGCTCGGTACGGCAGAAGG GCTCCTATCTGACCCACGAGGCCAGTGGCCTGGATGAGCAGGGAGAAGCAAGAGAAGCCTTTCTCAATGGCAGCGACGGACACAAGAGGAAAGAAGAATTCTTCATCtga